GCTCATGGGCACCCACCTGGGGCCGCTGGGCCAGATTCCCGCCACGGGCAACACCTTCCGGGTGCGCATGTCGGCCTACTTCATCTTCGATGAAACGGAGACGCTGGTGTGCGAGCGCGTCTACTTCGACACGCTCAGCATCCTCAAGCAGCTCGTCGGCGGGCTGGACATGAAGAACCCGAAGAACTGGCTGCTCGCCGCGCGGTGCCTCAAGGGCCTCCTGGCGATGTCTGGCGACAAGCCCGTGCCCATCCTCACCCAGACGACCCCGCCCGTCTTCACTGATTGACGCAGGACGGAAGCTTGCGCCTTCTGGCCCGTTTGCCTGAGCGCGCACCGTTTCCAGGTTCCGGTGCATGGCGGACCTGTACGCGGTGCTTGGCGTGGCGATGACCGCGGACGCACACGACATCCGGCGCGCCTACCTGCGTCAGGTGCGCCGTTACCACCCGGACCGGGACCCCCGGCCGGAGTCCGCGGAACACTTCCTTCTCATCCAGGCGGCCTACGACGAGCTGGGCGACGCGGCGAAGCGCCAGCGCTACGACGCCAGGAACCGTGAGGCGGTTCGCGTCACTCCCTCCACCCCCGCTCCCAGGTGCGAGCTGAACATCCCCAGGGGGCGCATGAGCGTGAAGGTGCGAATGCATTGAGCATGAAGGTCCGGGTGGGGGCCTTCTGTTCAGAATCCACGGCAATCCCAGCCGTCTGTAAGAAATCCGGTTTGTGCGGTTTGTTCCTGGATATAGTGTTCGTGTCTATGGATGACGTCCATCCATGCGGTGCGACCCTTCGGGCGTCCCCGACTGACCGAGAGAAAGACCAACCATGAAGAAGCTTCTCCTGGGACTCATGCTGGCCGCGGTTCCGCTGGTGGGCTGTGGTACGGGCGTGGAGGAATACCCGTCCGACAACGCCGAGATGATCTCCACCGAGTCCGGTCAGAACATCATCCTGGACCACGACCCGCTGACGTCGTCGGACGAGCCGCTGGCGTCGATGGAGTCGCCGTCCGAGGTCTCGGCCATGGGCCCCAACTGCTGGGTCACGCTCCTGTACTGCAAGTGGCCTGGCACGGACATCGGCGTCTGCAAGGACAACGGCAAGTGTACCCGCCAGCAGCTGCTCAATAACTGCATCGCCCTCTACAACAAGACCTGCTAGGCCTTCCAAAGCCTTGCGTCTGTCCAGGAAGCCCGGCGCCCGCGAGGGAGGCCGGGCTTCTTGCCCGTGGGACTACAGCCCCGTGCTCTTGAGCAGCACGTACGCGTTCTCCGCAGGGAAGTACCCAGGCGAGAAGACGTTCGCGTCCGTGACGAAGGCCCGGTCGCCCAGGATGGCCAGCTTCGGTCCGGTGGTGGAGCGGACGAACAGCGGCACCGCCAGCTGCGTCTCCGGCCAGCGCACCATGCCGTCCGTGCCGAAGGACGTGTCCAGGTCTCCGTTGGCCAGCAGCCGGAAGAGCACGGGCTTCGCGTACACGTCCGCGAAGACGAGGATCTTCCCATCCGCCTGGATGCGCAGGCCGCTGACGTCCACCACGTCGAGCACGCCCGCGGGCGCGGTGAGCTCCCGCACGCCCGCGGGGCCAAAGGTGACGTCCGGCTTGCCGTCCGCCGTGTACGCCACGAGCTTCAGCACGCCGTGCGCTTCACCACCGATTTTCACGTCCTGCCGTTCGCCCGCGAGCAGCAAGCCGCCGTTGGGCCGCGCCACCAGGGCGTGGGCCTGGCCGTCCTCGCTCTTCGCGATGCCGCCCGTCCCGAAGGTCATGTCCTGGCTGCCGCTGGCTGTGATGCGCACGGCCGCGAAGTGGTCACCCCCGGCCAGGACGACGTTGGAGCCCTGGAGCACCATTCCCTGCACGGATTCGGCATCCGTGTACGCGCCGCCAATCCAGCTGCCGGACGGGCTGCCCGCGGACTTGAACGTCGTGTCGAGCGACCCGTCCGCGTTGTAGCGCAGCAGCGCGAAGTCCTCGTCCAGTCCGTCCGACTTGGTCAGGAAGCCGCCGACGTAGAAGCGGCCGTCCGCCAGGGGCAGGATGCTCCGGACGGTGCCCACGAAGTTGACCGAGCCCTCCTCGCCGAAGTGCAGCCGGGACTTGCCCGTCTTGTTGAAGCCGGTGTCCAGCTGCCCGTTGGGCTGGAGCTTCACCACCGCGAAGTCGCGCGAGTCCGTCTTGGTGCCGCCCCGGGCGAAGCCCGCGACCAGGATGCTGCCATCCGCGAGCACCGCCACCGTGTCCGCGCGGTCGTCCTGCTCCCGCTGGCCGGAGATGGGGCCCGTGGCGGGACCGTCGAAGTCGAGCACCACGGAGCCCTGCGTGCCGAACGACGTGTCCACCTCGCCCGACGCCTCGTAGCGCCGCACGAGCAGGTCCACGCCCGTGGTGGCCAGGTTCGCCTCGGTGGAGCCCACCACGATGAGGCCGCCATTGGACACCGCCAGCGCGCGGCCCTCCTCCGCGGGGAGCTTCGTGCCGGCATCGGGGGACGTCCCCGCGTCCGGCTGCGTGCCTCCGTCCGGGGTCGGGGTGTCATCAGGGCCGTCGTCGCCTCCGCAGGCTCCGCCCAGGAGCAGGGCGCTCGCGGCCAGTGCCGCCCACGCCGCCTTCCGCACGCTGTGATTCATTCGAGATGTCCCTTCCGGTCTGTCCAGTGCAGCCGTTGCACAGGGGTTACGCCGTCAGGGGCATTTATTTCCTGGCGCGGACGCCTTTCACGCGTAGTCCGACCTCAGTTGCTGTTTCAGCGTGTCATCCAGGTTGACCTGCGCGGACAAAAGCTCCCAGTAGGCCGGTCCGCCCACGGTGGGCGTGTCGAGCATGATGCGTCCGGCCACCCGGTCCAGGTCGCTGAGGAACCCGGAGGCCTCGGGGCCGGTGGCGAAGACGTCCTGCGGCTCATTGTCGAGCACGAGCTCGAAGGGCCTGGGCTCGCCGGGGCGTAGCAGTTCGCGCTCGTCGCGGTCCATCCGGTGCCGGAAGCCCGGCAGGTCCGCCATGGCCTCTTCGAGGAGGGCGCGCGCCGCGTCGAAGCCCACGTCGTTGAGCGGGGAGTCGTCCGTCCACAGGGAGAAGGCCTTCTCGACGCCGTCGACGGTCCAGGGCTCGGTGGGATGGCCCGGGTCGAAGGCGAGGGATTCCATCAGCGCGCGGTCCCCGAAGCGGGCCACGCCGTCCACGATGACCAGGCGCACCTCCTTCTCCGTGGCGGAGATCAACGCGTCATAGGGGTCGCCGTCCGTGCCCGCGATGACCAGCAGGTCCGCGAGCGCGTTGGCGCGGAGCGTGCCCAACTGGGTCTGCCAGCCCGTGACCCGGGCGGCGTCCGCTGTCACCGAGCGCACCAGGGCCTTGGCGGACAGGGACACGCCCTGCCGCGCCGCTTCGTGGCGGGCGACCTTCAGCTCCTGGAGGAGGTTCTTGCTGCCGGTGGGGGACCAATCACAGCCCAGGGAGAACGTCACGCCCGCGCCGAGCAGGTCCGCGAGGTGCAATGTCTGTCCATACAGCAGCAGGTTGCTGAAGGGGGACCACACGACCTTGGCGCCCATGGTGGCCATCCGGTCCAGGTCCGGGCGCTGCAATCCCAGGCTGTGGATGCCAATCAGTGAAGGCTGGACGAGGTCATGGTCCGCCAGGTCGACATAGCGGCGGTGGGCATAGTCATCCACGCCTTCGCCCAGGTGGTAGAAGTACGCGGCGCGGGACTTCAGGGCCTCGCGGAAGGATTCGATGTCCTCCGCGTCGTCATGCAGGTCCATCACGCGGGTGCTGCCCGCGGGCAGGTGGTCGTCGCGCGGTTCCTCGACGTTGCGCATGGCGCCCCGGAAGAGGGCCTCTCCGCCGGACACGCGGGTCCGGATGCCCTGGCCGGTGGTCGTGCCCGCGAGCAGCGCCTTGGCTTCGATGTAGCGGACGACGGCGCGGGCCGAAGGCGCGTGGCCGGCGAGCACGCGGATGGGCAGGGAGATGCGCGTGGCGTAGTCCGCGTGGCGCGGCCACTGGGTGCGGTTGAGGTAGCGCTTCGGCACCCGCCACAGCGTGAGCACGTCGTAGACGAAGTGGTTGTGCAGGTCGATGAGCCCCGGGTACAGCGTGCCGCCGGTGTCGACCCTGGGCGCGTTCCGGAAGGCCTCGGGGAGGGGGCCGCCCGACGGCTCGACCGCGACGATGCGGCTGCCACGGATGAGGACGCGCCCCCGTTCAATCACTTCGTCCTGGGAGTTGAGCGTCACCACCCGGCCTTCCAGGATGTAGCGGGGGATGGCGTCGGTGGGCTCGGATGCTCCGGTGTTCATGGCTCGCCTCCCGTGGCGCAGGGACCTCTGGGATTTGAAGTTAGGGATGAGGCGGGGCAGGGTGGGAGGGGGAGTCGCCGAGGGCGTCGCCCCGCGCCCGCTCCGGTGTGGCTTTTTCGCCGCGAAGGTCCAGGCATGCGTGCTGCAAGAGGAGCGGCCCATGGGTGAAGCCTCGCGACATGGATGGATGGGTGGGGCGCTCGCCCTGGTGTTTGCGCTCTGCGCCGGTTCTCCTGTGCTGGCGCAGGAGGAGTCCGCGCCACGCCGCCTCGTCGAATTCGAGAGCCCGGACCCGCTGCTGGGGGAATCCGTCCGCCGGAAGGACTGCCGGGGCGCGTTCTGCGTGTGGCATGTCCACAATGCGCTGGGGCCCTGCTCGACGGACTATTGCGCCAACGATGCGCTGGTCATCACCGACCGCGAGGGCCGGGTGCTCTGGGAGCCTGGCACCAGGCAGGACACCCTCATCCACCGGACCACGCGGGACGTGCGGTTCATCGCGGAGCGCACGCTCCAGGTGCTCGACTTCAACCCTCCCTTCCATGGCGAGTACTACGACTCGAGCGCGCCGGCTCAGGACTCGGGGGTGGACGAATCATCCGTCAGCCACACCGTCTTCCGCCTGTCCCCCGATGGCCGCAAGGTGACGCAAGACCTCAAGGCGGCGCGGCTTCTCGCGTGGAGGGGCGCGCGGTCGACCCCGACTCCTGCTCCCGCCCCGGCTCCATCCGAGTCGCCCCAGTTGCTGTCCCCGGTGCCCGAGGCCTCGCTCGCCAAGGCCCTCGAGGTCTGCGGCGCCGAGCACACCGTCCCCCTGCATCATGAGTGTCATGGAGACACGTGCACGCTGCTGGTCACCCCGCCGGGAGAGGACGAAGGGCGCTGCGACGGCTTCGTGTGCCCTGTCGTGCTGAAGAACGGCCAGGTATGGCCCCTTCCCTTCGACACGGGCATGGCGGTCTTCGAGCAGGTGACCCGGACCGAGTATGTCTTCACTCAATGCGATGGCCCCTATGGCTCGCGGGGAAGCCGTTCGAGCTTCTCCCGCCTGCGGCCTGACGCGATGGCGTTCGTTCCGACGCAGGGGCTGCATGTCAATGGGGGCCAGCCATATCCCGTGCGGCAGGCGGCCAGCATCAAGGCCGCACGGGCGCTCGCCCCCACGGCGCATGCGTACACGCGGATCCACATCGCGTGGGGCAAGGACGCCTGGCGCGACAAGCAGGACCTGGCGCTCGCCTGGCAGGTGATGCGCGTCGGAGAGGCGCTGTGGCTGCACGCCGAGGTGGATGACGACGTCGTCGTTCCCTTCACCCCGGGCGCCGCCGGGCGGGGCTCGGACCACCTGGAGCTCACCGTGTCGCACCGTGCTGGAGGCTTCAAGCTGGGCGTGCTCCTGGAGCCCGGTGGAGGGCTCCAGGTGCGCCGCTGGCAGAAGCAGGTGGAGACGGGGATGAAGGAGGAGGACGAAGCCTTCTTGGGCGCGGAAGGCGGCTGGCGCCGGACCCGGTACGGCTACGAGGTGGACCTGCGTCTGCCCCTGACCGCCGTGCGCGACCCCCAGTCACCGCTCAGGACGGAGCTGGCGGTCTTCGTCTCAGACGCGGACCAGGCTGGCAAACAGGAGACGCTGATGGGGCACCAGGGCTCCCTGCGCTTCTGGACGGAGTATCCGCCGAGCACGGAGGAATACCTCCGGGCCCACTGAGCCCGGCGTCTCAGGCGCCTTCGTGGCCGCCGAGCGACGTGTCCCAGAAGTTCGCTTCGACCTTGTGGCCGTCCGGATCCCTCACGAAGCACCCGTAGTAGGGCGGGCCATACAGGGGGCGCGGGCCGGGGGCGCCGTCATCGGTGGCTCCCGCCTTGAGGGCCGCCTGATGAAAGGCATCCACCGCCTGCTTCGACGTGGCGATGAAGCAGAAGTGCGTGCCATTGCCCACGGTGGCGGGCTTTCCGTCGATGGGCGCCTGGACCCAGAACTCCGGGAACTGGCGGCCATAGGCCACCGCGTTCGGGAACTCCAACACCCGCCGGCAGCCCAGCGGCGTGAGGATCGCGTCGTAGAAGGCCACGGCGCGCGCGAAGTCATTCGTGCCAATGGAGACGTGGGACAGGATGCTCGGGTTCTCGTCGCTCATGGCCGTATGTTGCCGGGGCTCCCCCGGCCTTTCCAGATTGAAGGGCCGGGGGAACGGGTGTCGGGACCGCTCTCAGTCGTCCTGGAGGGTGTTCATCGAGGGGCAGTAGGTCGCGTACCCGTGGCCGTAGACGGCGGCGCCGTTTCTGTAGGTGACGTTCACGTCGAAGGCCACGAAGTGCTTCGCGGGAGGCGTCCCGGCCTTGATGCAGCTGGGGCAGAGCGAGGCCGCCACGGGCGTGAAGGTGAGGCCCGTGTCGCGAACGGCATACTCCGGCATGAGCGCGCCATCGAAGTCGAACAGCGCGGACGTCGGTCCCCCCGCCGTGGAGCCCGTCTCCGGGGTCGTGTCCACCGGCGCCTTCACCAATTCGAGAGTGGCGATCTGCGGCGGGGTTGGCGCTGTCGGAGACGGGCACTCATCCGTCTCGCCGTTGCTGAGCTCGATCCACAGCCTCCACGGCTCCTCGGCGTTCGTCGGCTCCGCGTAGCCGAAGTAGGCGTGGTTCAGGGGCAGCTGGGTTTCGTCCATCTGGGCCGTGACGGTGGTGTCCTGGCACGTGCCCTCGCAGAGGGTGAAGGGATCGGTGCCCGCGTCCGGCTCGGTGCCCGCGTCGGGCGTGGTGCCCGCATCCGGCTCGGTGCCCGCGTCCGGCTCGGTGCCCGCGTCCGGCTGGGTGCCCGCGTCCGGTTCGTTGTTCTGGAGGCGGTCGAGCGAGGGGCAGTAGGTCGCGTACCCGTGGCCGGAGATGGCGCCATTCTCGTAGGTGCCGTCGACATTGAAGGCCACGAAGTGCGACGCGGGAGGCGTCCCGGCCTTGACGCAGCTGGGGCAGAGCGAGGCCGCCAGGGGCGTGAAGGTGAGGTTCGTGCTGTGAGCGAAAGGAGCCCAGGGGAGGAGCGCGCCATCGAAGTCGACCAGCGTCGCGGCCGGTCCTCCCTCCACGGAGGAACCCGTCTCCGGAGTCGTGTCCACCGGCACCTTCACCGAGTAGACGTTGACGAGCTGCGGAGGAGTCGGCGCAGTCTCGGACGGGCACTCAGCCGTCGGCCCGTTGTTGATCTCGATCCACAGCGTCCACGGGTCCCCGGCGTTCGTCGGCTCGTCGTAACCGAAGAAGGCGCGGGGCAGGACGCGCTGGTTCCCGTCAATCTGAACCGTGACGGCGGTGTCCTTGCACGTGCCCTCGCAGGTGGTGAAGGGGTCGGTGCCCGCGTCCGGAGTGGTGCCCGCGTCCGGTTCAGTGCCCGCGTCCGGAGTGGTGCCCGCGTCCGGTTCAGTGCCTGCGTCCGGAGTGGTGCCCGCGTCCGGAGTGGTGCCTGCGTCAGGGGTGGTGCCCGCGTCGGGAGTGGTACCCGCGTCCACTTCGGTGCCTGCATCGGGAGTGGTGCCGGCGTCGGGCTCCGTACCCGCATCAGGCTCCGTGCCTGCGTCAGGCTCCGTGCCCGCGTCAGGCTCCGTGCCCGCGTCGGGAGTGGTGCCCGCGTCCGGAGTGGTGCCCGCGTCGGGAGTGGTACCCGCGTCCACTTCGGTGCCTGCATCCATCTCGGTGCCCGCATCGGCCTCGGTGCCTGCATCCATCTCGGTGCCCGCATCGGGCTCGGCGCCTGCGTCGGGTTCGGTGCCCGCGTCCACTTCGGTTCCGGCGTCGAACCCGGTCCCTGAGTCGGGCGGGAGGCCTGAGTCGGGCCTGGTGCCCGCATCCGCCGGGGTATCGCCGTCGTCGGATCCACAGGCGGAAAGGGTGGGCACGACCGCGAGGGAGAAAATCAACAGGGAGAGAATCGGGTGTCGCAGGGTCATGCCGCGGATTGTCACGAGTTCCGTGACGAGAAGCGAGGGGGCTTGTCCCTGCGCGTCATCACGTCCTGGCGACAAGCCCGGATTGTCCCGACCCGTGCGCCTCGTTCAGGTGCGCGTCCGGCCGAAACCGTTTTCGCTCCTCAGGTGCGCCCACTATCCTGTGTGGACCAGAAGCCCGGCATCGGGGATCCCCGTGAGTTCCCCGTCAGTCGCATGCTGCCTACCCAGGAGATGAAATGTCGAGCGAGTACCCCCAGGAGCAGTTGCTGGCGTTCGTCCAGGCCATGGCCAACGTGGCGGCGAGCGACGGCCGTGTCACCGAGGAAGAGCGCCAGCAGCTCGACGAGGTGGTGCTGAACATCGGCCTGTCACCCCGCGACCCGCAGGTCGCCGCGCTCATCGAAGCGGAGTTCCAGAAGCCCGGCCGGCTCTCCGACATCGTCACCAAGATTGAAATCCGCGAGCTGCGCGCCTCCCTGCTGCGCATGCTCGTCGAGGTGGCCTGTGCCGACGGAGCGCTCGCGGACGAGGAGCGCGCGTCGGTGAAGGAGGCCGCCAGCACCTTCGGCTACGACGCCTCGGTCGCCGACGAGCTCATCACCTGGACGCTGGACTCCATCCAGCTCGATCAGCGTGAGCGCGACATCATGGCGAAGCTGCTCTGACAGCTCAGTGCCGGCTGTAGCCGCCGACGTCCACCGACTCGCCGTTGTCCGCCACCACGCGCAGCCGGCTGAAACCCCAGACGTCGTCGGTACGGACGGCCTTCACCTCCAGCCGGCCGTCCTGTCTGCTTCCGGAGAGGTTGATGGTCATGTTCGCCTGACCATCCTTGTTCCTCACGTTGAACGAGCCGCTGAAGAAGCTGCTCGCGCTGATGGGCGCTCCCAAAAGCCTGACGACCCCGGGATGGTTCTCCACCCGGGAGATGGCCTCGGAGTAGGGGGACTCGGACCGGATGCCCAGGCACATCAGGCCTCCGCTGCCGC
The sequence above is drawn from the Corallococcus sp. NCRR genome and encodes:
- a CDS encoding VOC family protein is translated as MSDENPSILSHVSIGTNDFARAVAFYDAILTPLGCRRVLEFPNAVAYGRQFPEFWVQAPIDGKPATVGNGTHFCFIATSKQAVDAFHQAALKAGATDDGAPGPRPLYGPPYYGCFVRDPDGHKVEANFWDTSLGGHEGA
- a CDS encoding cytochrome c oxidase assembly factor Coa1 family protein translates to MSSTTKWVLAGLLGLPLLCCGSGGLMCLGIRSESPYSEAISRVENHPGVVRLLGAPISASSFFSGSFNVRNKDGQANMTINLSGSRQDGRLEVKAVRTDDVWGFSRLRVVADNGESVDVGGYSRH
- a CDS encoding tellurite resistance TerB family protein codes for the protein MSSEYPQEQLLAFVQAMANVAASDGRVTEEERQQLDEVVLNIGLSPRDPQVAALIEAEFQKPGRLSDIVTKIEIRELRASLLRMLVEVACADGALADEERASVKEAASTFGYDASVADELITWTLDSIQLDQRERDIMAKLL
- a CDS encoding amidohydrolase family protein, which translates into the protein MNTGASEPTDAIPRYILEGRVVTLNSQDEVIERGRVLIRGSRIVAVEPSGGPLPEAFRNAPRVDTGGTLYPGLIDLHNHFVYDVLTLWRVPKRYLNRTQWPRHADYATRISLPIRVLAGHAPSARAVVRYIEAKALLAGTTTGQGIRTRVSGGEALFRGAMRNVEEPRDDHLPAGSTRVMDLHDDAEDIESFREALKSRAAYFYHLGEGVDDYAHRRYVDLADHDLVQPSLIGIHSLGLQRPDLDRMATMGAKVVWSPFSNLLLYGQTLHLADLLGAGVTFSLGCDWSPTGSKNLLQELKVARHEAARQGVSLSAKALVRSVTADAARVTGWQTQLGTLRANALADLLVIAGTDGDPYDALISATEKEVRLVIVDGVARFGDRALMESLAFDPGHPTEPWTVDGVEKAFSLWTDDSPLNDVGFDAARALLEEAMADLPGFRHRMDRDERELLRPGEPRPFELVLDNEPQDVFATGPEASGFLSDLDRVAGRIMLDTPTVGGPAYWELLSAQVNLDDTLKQQLRSDYA
- a CDS encoding J domain-containing protein; this translates as MADLYAVLGVAMTADAHDIRRAYLRQVRRYHPDRDPRPESAEHFLLIQAAYDELGDAAKRQRYDARNREAVRVTPSTPAPRCELNIPRGRMSVKVRMH
- a CDS encoding ester cyclase; its protein translation is MLTEPVRKARQKLVLAHFHDEVRQDWDAVLSTFPHPHYELIPTLTVHDGNSAVRDYYRDTRVAFPDQHHEIISLRHSDDAVIVEFWLMGTHLGPLGQIPATGNTFRVRMSAYFIFDETETLVCERVYFDTLSILKQLVGGLDMKNPKNWLLAARCLKGLLAMSGDKPVPILTQTTPPVFTD